In the Candidatus Poribacteria bacterium genome, GTCACGGGAACACAATTAACAACGGCATGGCGACTCATCCTCGGATGGCAATACGCCTTCCATTTATAGATAGAGACAAAAACTGATGAAAACACGCCTTATTCTCTTAGGTCTCTGTCTTTTTTTGATAGCAGCGATCCCACGTTTCCTCTCTTTAGAGGCACACTGGTCAAGCGATGAAACCCGTTGGCTTCGTCGAAGTGCCCAATTCATGTCTGCTGTGAAAAAAGGGGCGTATTCCGAAACGCTTATTGCCTACCACCCGGGTGTGACGACGATGTGGCTTGCGGGGCTGCGCACATTTTTTACAGAAACATTCGTGAATGTTGAAAACCTCGCTTATGCCCGTTGGTTTATCGGCATCGTTGTCTGGTTGGGCATTGGTATCGCCTGTTTCTTACTCTATCAACTCTTTGGGAAGTGGATAGTGCCGGCAAGTTTTGCGTGCCTTGCCTATTCCCCTTTCTTTTTAGCACAGACGCGGCGCGTCCATACAGATGCCCTCGCCACCACCTTTATCCTGCTCACGGTGGTGCTGTTGCTCATTTATTGTCAAAACCGCAGCCGCCACCGAGTGCTCATATTTGCGGGTATCACTTTCGGATTGGCACTCATGAGCAAAAGTTACGCCCTGATACTCTTGTTATGGATGCCGCTCTGTCTCTTCTTATTCCGTCACCAGGAGAAACGCGCGAGAAGTTTTTTACCAGACCTCGCTGTGGTCCTGTGTTTCCTCAATTCTGCTGCGATAACCACACTCTTCATCTGGCCCGTTTTTTGGACGCTCCCTTTTGGCATTCTTGTCGTTTATTTATTCGTGAGCACCTATGCATTATCCAGAGCGGTAAACAAGAAAACACTCTCGCTGAAAAGTTTTTCATTCTGGGTCTCTCTCGCTGCCCTGGGTGTCACCTGCATACGTTCACTACAAACTGTGTGGTTGGTCTTTGATCGCGTCGGTTGGGCCGTCTTGACCCCGCATGAGGTGGAACACTTCTTTCTCGGAAAAGTCGTCAATGATCCGGGCTGGTTGTTCTATCCCCTAGTCCTGACGATCAAAAGCACGCCGTTGATGCTTCCTTTGGTATGCTTTGCCTGTTTTTTCCTATGGAAACAACGAAAACGTTCAAAAGCGGCGACGCTCCAATTCAAAATTGCACTCATTCTCGTTTCGGGTGTTTTGCTTTTTACGGTGTGTTTCTCCCTAACAGATAAAAAATTCGCTCGTTATCTGTTACCTGTCTTTCCGCTGTTGGAAATACTCTCCGCCATCGGTTTTGTGGAAGCCCTTCGATGGGGTGGCTCACAGATTCACGCCCATTTTCGCCAGCGACCCGGCACGCTGAAAACAGCGTTCATTGCCATCTCATGTCTTGTTTTCTTTTTTATCCAAGTCCTGCCTGTTCTCGCCCTGCGCCCCTTTTATGGCACCTACTATAATCTCTGTTGGAAGGTTGCCGACCTGACAAAAATTATCACCGTGAACGATCCTTCGGGTGTCTATCTCGCTGCAGTGTATATGAACCAAAAATCAGACGCTGGACAGATACCCGTACAAGTCTCGGATCTGGGTTCAGAATACTTTCAGTACTATTTTAAGGGGCGTACATACCGTACCGACAAAACACGTATTGGAGCCCCTGTCATACTCCCGAACACCGATTATGAAGTGATCTATATCCGAGATTCACAAATCGGGTGGGTACCTCAAGAAGGCGTAAAAGGCGGCACATTAGAACATGTTATCACTATCAATGGACTGAATCTCGCGTGGATTTACCGGGTGGAAACGGAGGGAATGAGATGAAAGTGTGTCTGCTCACGCATGCGTATCCGCGCTTTCCGAATGACACAACGGCTCCTTTTGTTGAAATGACAGCGGAGACGCTCCAGAGAAATGGTATTGATGTGACAGTCCTCACACCGGATACACCCCAGTTCGCTCGGACTGCGGCAGATCACGGCGTGACACTGAAAACTTATCGTTATTTTTTCCCACGGAACTTACAGCGTTTGGGGTATTCAAACACGCTTGTCAACGATTGTGAGTTGAAAAAATATGTCTATCTGCTCTCACCGTTCATGTTCCTGTCGGGTATATTTCACCTCTTTTGGTTGCACCGCAAGCAGCACTTTGACCTGCTTCATGCGTTTTGGCTTTTGCCCAACGGTTTCATCGGAGCTGTCATCAGCAAGTTGTGTAAAGTTCCCTTAATGGTTGCGTTGCGGGGTTCAGATATTTTCATCGCCAAACAGAATCTCGTTTTCCGCTTTATGGCGTGCTGGACGCTGAAGAACGCAACAATGGTAACGAGTGTGACCCCGGCATTTTTTGCCGATTTAGAAGCCTTTGGAGTGCCAGCGGGGAAAATGCGTTTGATCCCCAACGGGAGTCACCCGCGTCTGTTTCCTGAACCATCGAACGCACAACGAGTTGCCCTCCGCCAGCATCTGTCGGTTCCGGAAGGGGATCAGGTCGTTTTCGCATTGGGGCGCGTTGTTTTGAAAAAGGGGTTTGACATTCTGATTCAGGCACTCCCGTTGGTTCATGAGAAAGTGCAAAAGTTCACCCTCATCATCGGCGGCGATGGTACGGATCTTCAAAGACTGAAAACGCTGGCGACAGAACTCGGTCTTTCTGCGAGCATTAGATTCCCTGGCAGGCTCCCCCGTTCTGAGGTGCCGAAGTATTTTCACCTCTGCGACATTTTTACCCTCCCGGCCGTCTTTGATCCCAAAGGCAACGTGGATGGCTGCCCGAATGTGATACTGGAAGCAATGGCGTGCAGTAAACCCGTCGTCGCCTCCAACATCTCTGGTATCCCAGTCGTCGTCAAAGATGGTGAAACAGGTGTTTTAGTCGCGGAAAAGAACGCCAGTGAGTTGGCGGCTGCCCTCATTACATTGTTAACAGATCAGAGAAAACGAGAACAACTGGGTCGGGCAGGACAACAGCGAATTCTCAATGAACTCACTTGGGAGAAGGTGAGTGAACAAATCAAGGACGTTTATCTATCTTGTGTCAACAGCAATATCTGAATATCCTCAACTCTCTATAGTGATCCCGGCATATAATGAAGTTGAATCCCTTCCTGTCTTGTTGCAGCAGCTTCAAACTGCCTTAAAAATGCTCGCTTACCCGGTTTGCGAAGTCATTTTTATCAACGATGGTAGCACGGATGGCAGCACCGAAGTCTTGGATGCACTCTCTAGAGATTCGCAATGTTTTCAGGTTCTTGTCATCCATTTCAGACGGAATCGGGGGAAGGCAGAAGCACTCATGGCAGGTTTCGCTGCGGCAACAGGAGATATAGTTATCACACTGGACGCAGACTTACAGGATGATCCCAAGGAAATACCGAAGTTGTTGGAAGTTCTAAACAGCAAAAACTACGATGTCGTTTCAGGTTGGAAGTATCCCCGTAAGGATCCGTTTGAAAAACGCGCCTTCTCTTTGATTTTTAATCGTATCACCTCCGTGTTCACGGGAGTCAAACTCCACGACATGAATTGCGGTTTTAAAGCCTATCGTGCGGAAGTGGTGAAAGAACTCTATCTCTATGGGGACTTGCATCGGTATATCCCCATACTGGCGCATCAGGCAGGCTTTTCTGTCGGAGAAGTCAAAGTAAAACATCACCCGCGGCGGTTTGGGGTCTCTAAATATGGGTTGAATCGGATACCAAAAGGCTTCTTTGACCTCATCAC is a window encoding:
- a CDS encoding glycosyltransferase family 2 protein, which produces MSEYPQLSIVIPAYNEVESLPVLLQQLQTALKMLAYPVCEVIFINDGSTDGSTEVLDALSRDSQCFQVLVIHFRRNRGKAEALMAGFAAATGDIVITLDADLQDDPKEIPKLLEVLNSKNYDVVSGWKYPRKDPFEKRAFSLIFNRITSVFTGVKLHDMNCGFKAYRAEVVKELYLYGDLHRYIPILAHQAGFSVGEVKVKHHPRRFGVSKYGLNRIPKGFFDLITVLFLTKYLKRPLHIFGTIGALVAFTGVLIGFYLAFLWLVEGGVGFRPLLLLSLLMIILGAQFFSIGLLGELLIGLISRLERQIQPEKASKKNREKK
- a CDS encoding glycosyltransferase family 39 protein → MKTRLILLGLCLFLIAAIPRFLSLEAHWSSDETRWLRRSAQFMSAVKKGAYSETLIAYHPGVTTMWLAGLRTFFTETFVNVENLAYARWFIGIVVWLGIGIACFLLYQLFGKWIVPASFACLAYSPFFLAQTRRVHTDALATTFILLTVVLLLIYCQNRSRHRVLIFAGITFGLALMSKSYALILLLWMPLCLFLFRHQEKRARSFLPDLAVVLCFLNSAAITTLFIWPVFWTLPFGILVVYLFVSTYALSRAVNKKTLSLKSFSFWVSLAALGVTCIRSLQTVWLVFDRVGWAVLTPHEVEHFFLGKVVNDPGWLFYPLVLTIKSTPLMLPLVCFACFFLWKQRKRSKAATLQFKIALILVSGVLLFTVCFSLTDKKFARYLLPVFPLLEILSAIGFVEALRWGGSQIHAHFRQRPGTLKTAFIAISCLVFFFIQVLPVLALRPFYGTYYNLCWKVADLTKIITVNDPSGVYLAAVYMNQKSDAGQIPVQVSDLGSEYFQYYFKGRTYRTDKTRIGAPVILPNTDYEVIYIRDSQIGWVPQEGVKGGTLEHVITINGLNLAWIYRVETEGMR
- a CDS encoding glycosyltransferase family 4 protein; translated protein: MKVCLLTHAYPRFPNDTTAPFVEMTAETLQRNGIDVTVLTPDTPQFARTAADHGVTLKTYRYFFPRNLQRLGYSNTLVNDCELKKYVYLLSPFMFLSGIFHLFWLHRKQHFDLLHAFWLLPNGFIGAVISKLCKVPLMVALRGSDIFIAKQNLVFRFMACWTLKNATMVTSVTPAFFADLEAFGVPAGKMRLIPNGSHPRLFPEPSNAQRVALRQHLSVPEGDQVVFALGRVVLKKGFDILIQALPLVHEKVQKFTLIIGGDGTDLQRLKTLATELGLSASIRFPGRLPRSEVPKYFHLCDIFTLPAVFDPKGNVDGCPNVILEAMACSKPVVASNISGIPVVVKDGETGVLVAEKNASELAAALITLLTDQRKREQLGRAGQQRILNELTWEKVSEQIKDVYLSCVNSNI